The proteins below are encoded in one region of Silene latifolia isolate original U9 population chromosome 2, ASM4854445v1, whole genome shotgun sequence:
- the LOC141642885 gene encoding delta(24)-sterol reductase-like — protein MSDLQAPLVRPKRKKTIVDFLVQFRWIFVIFVLLPISSTFYFLIYLGDKRSEWKSYKKRQQEHEENVRKVVKRLKERNPAKDGLVCTARKPWVAVGMRNIDYKRARHFEVDLSAFRNILEIDKERMVAKVEPLVNMGQISRVTVPMNLSLAVVAELDDLTVGGLINGYGIEGSSHIYGLFADTVVAYEIVLADGRVVRATKDNEYSDLFYAIPWSQGTLGFLVSAEIKLIHVKEYMRLTYTPVKGSLKEIAQGYVDSFAPKDGDQDNPEKVPDFVEGMVYNSSEGVMMTGRYVSKKEAKKKGNVINNCGWWFKPWFYQHAQKALTKGEFVEYIPTREYYHRHTRSLYWEGKLIIPFGDQLWFRFLLGWLMPPKVSLLKATQGEAIRNYYHDNHVIQDMLVPLYKVGEALEFVDREMEVYPLWLCPHKLFRLPVKTMIYPEPGFEQHKRQGDTSYAQMYTDVGVYYTPEPIFRGEVFDGVEAVRRMEKWLIENHGFQPQYAVSELSEKDFWRMFDASLYEKSRRKYGAVGTFMSVYYKSKKGRKSEKEVAEAEKEQAEVETPEAEVAY, from the exons ATGTCAGATTTGCAGGCTCCACTTGTACGCCCAAAGAGGAAAAAAACAATAGTGGATTTCCTTGTCCAGTTCCGATGGATTTTTGTTATATTTGTTCTCCTCCCCATCTCGTCCACTTTTTATTTCCTCATATATCTCGGTGACAAGAGGTCTGAATGGAAATCCTACAAGAAACGTCAGCAAGAACATGAGGAAAATGTGAGGAAAGTTGTGAAACGCCTCAAAGAGAGGAATCCAGCCAAAGACGGTCTGGTCTGCACAGCCCGAAAGCCGTGGGTTGCCGTGGGAATGAGAAATATCGATTACAAGAGGGCCCGACACTTTGAGGTTGATCTCTCAGCTTTTAGGAATATTCTTGAGATTGACAAAGAAAGGATGGTAGCCAAAGTTGAGCCTCTGGTCAATATGGGTCAGATCTCAAGGGTAACTGTGCCAATGAATCTTTCCCTTGCTGTAGTTGCTGAGCTAGATGATCTCACTGTTGGTGGTCTTATTAACGGCTATGGAATCGAAGGAAGTTCCCATATTTATGGTCTGTTTGCAGACACAGTTGTGGCATATGAGATAGTTTTGGCTGATGGACGTGTTGTCAGAGCTACCAAGGATAACGAGTACTCTGACCTCTTCTACGCTATTCCGTGGTCTCAGGGTACACTGGGATTCCTTGTTTCTGCTGAAATCAAGCTTATTCATGTAAAGGAATACATGAGGTTGACATATACGCCTGTGAAAGGAAGCTTGAAAGAAATTGCACAGGGTTATGTGGATTCCTTCGCTCCCAAAGACGGAGATCAGGACAATCCTGAGAAGGTTCCCGATTTTGTTGAAGGTATGGTCTACAATTCCTCAGAGGGAGTGATGATGACAGGGAGATACGTGTCCAAGAAAGAGGCTAAGAAAAAGGGCAATGTGATAAACAATTGTGGATGGTGGTTTAAGCCCTGGTTCTATCAACATGCCCAGAAAGCCCTTACAAAAGGGGAGTTTGTGGAGTACATTCCTACTAGGGAGTATTACCACAGGCATACAAGGTCTTTGTACTGGGAAGGGAAGCTTATTATCCCTTTCGGTGACCAGCTTTGGTTTAGATTTCTTCTCGGGTGGTTGATGCCCCCCAAAGTTTCCCTTCTTAAAGCCACCCAAGGTGAAGCCATCCGGAACTATTACCATGACAATCACGTTATTCAGGACATGCTTGTGCCTTTGTACAAGGTTGGAGAGGCTCTTGAATTTGTTGATCGTGAGATGGAG GTTTACCCGCTTTGGCTCTGCCCACACAAACTGTTCAGGCTGCCTGTGAAAACCATGATATATCCCGAACCAGGCTTCGAGCAGCACAAGAGACAGGGTGACACATCATATGCCCAAATGTACACTGACGTGGGAGTCTACTATACCCCAGAACCCATTTTCAGAGGGGAGGTGTTTGATGGTGTTGAGGCCGTGCGTAGGATGGAAAAATGGCTAATTGAAAACCATGGATTCCAGCCACAATATGCTGTGTCTGAGCTAAGTGAAAAGGATTTCTGGAGAATGTTTGATGCCTCACTGTATGAGAAGAGTAGGAGGAAATATGGAGCAGTGGGAACCTTCATGAGCGTGTACTACAAGTCGAAAAAGGGACGGAAGAGCGAGAAAGAGGTCGCTGAGGCTGAAAAGGAGCAAGCCGAAGTTGAGACACCAGAAGCCGAGGTTGCCTATTAG